A section of the Streptomyces sp. NBC_01591 genome encodes:
- a CDS encoding DUF4129 domain-containing protein, translated as MSGAGGTTAVRLLIHASGDIPVDTPRVPGREAAKHELSKPMYHENDPNLLQRGLDRLWGWIGDLLETASGAAPGGPVGLVVLVLIVIGLVAALWWRLGTPRRTVRSADALFDDSPRSAAEHRKAADVHAAAQRWNEAVQERMRAIVRSLEERALLDPHPGRTADEAAAEAGRPLPAHATRLHAAAREFDDVTYGGRTADEQAYLVVRALDLDLETAKPLLTTAAQGAAE; from the coding sequence GTGTCGGGGGCGGGGGGCACCACAGCAGTACGGCTACTGATCCATGCGAGCGGCGACATCCCCGTGGACACTCCACGTGTCCCCGGCCGCGAGGCAGCGAAGCACGAACTGTCCAAACCGATGTACCACGAGAACGATCCCAACCTCCTCCAGCGGGGCCTCGACCGGCTCTGGGGTTGGATCGGCGACCTCTTGGAAACGGCCTCCGGCGCCGCACCGGGCGGCCCGGTCGGTCTTGTCGTGCTCGTGCTGATCGTCATAGGCCTGGTCGCCGCACTCTGGTGGCGGCTGGGCACTCCGCGCCGCACCGTGCGTTCCGCGGACGCCCTCTTCGACGACAGCCCCCGCAGCGCGGCCGAACACCGGAAGGCTGCCGATGTCCATGCCGCCGCCCAACGCTGGAACGAGGCGGTCCAGGAACGGATGCGCGCCATCGTCCGCTCCCTGGAAGAGCGCGCCCTGCTCGACCCCCACCCCGGGCGCACCGCCGACGAGGCCGCCGCCGAAGCGGGCCGTCCACTGCCCGCACACGCGACGCGGCTCCACGCGGCCGCCAGAGAATTCGACGATGTCACATACGGCGGCCGCACCGCCGACGAGCAGGCATACCTGGTCGTACGAGCTCTGGACCTTGATCTCGAAACCGCCAAGCCTCTCCTGACAACCGCGGCCCAGGGAGCAGCCGAATGA
- a CDS encoding DUF4350 domain-containing protein has product MTEVTAASTSAALTPHQVWVRIRGLLLALLVLVAAGIALATVRSGDQHGLLDPRSADRYGSRAVAELLKERGVSIHVVTTLDDATAAVGPDTTLLVASPNLLAPRQQSELRAATDDSAGRTVLVAAGPPSVGTLAPGVRAEPAGPVAPRAPGCSLPAARNAGDVETGGFRYSSDGLDAVGCFPSDGLPTVLLVEQGARDTVLLGSPDLLHNDRLANQGNASLALQLLGSRPHLIWYLPSLADSSAAAENGDAGGDNAPDDRSFADLIPQGWLWGTLQLALAAVLAAIWRARRLGPLVTERLPVAIRASESTEGRARLYRKANARDRAAESLRSATRTRIAPLIGVSPRDAHSPSTLVPAVSARLSGTDDSLQTLLFGPAPSDDAALIQLADQLDTLERKVRTS; this is encoded by the coding sequence ATGACCGAGGTCACCGCCGCCTCCACCTCGGCGGCCCTCACCCCTCACCAGGTCTGGGTCCGCATCCGCGGTCTGCTCCTCGCCCTCCTCGTACTCGTCGCCGCCGGAATCGCCCTGGCAACCGTTCGCTCCGGTGACCAGCACGGCCTCCTCGATCCTCGCTCCGCCGACCGCTACGGCAGCCGGGCCGTCGCCGAACTCCTCAAGGAACGCGGCGTCTCCATCCACGTGGTCACCACGCTCGACGACGCCACCGCCGCGGTCGGCCCCGACACCACGTTGCTCGTCGCCTCCCCCAATCTGCTGGCACCGCGCCAGCAGAGCGAACTCCGTGCCGCAACCGACGACTCGGCCGGTCGCACCGTCCTTGTCGCAGCGGGCCCGCCCTCCGTGGGCACGCTGGCCCCGGGTGTCAGGGCGGAGCCCGCCGGACCGGTAGCCCCTCGTGCCCCCGGCTGCTCCCTGCCCGCCGCCCGCAATGCCGGCGACGTCGAAACGGGAGGCTTCCGCTACTCCTCGGACGGACTCGACGCCGTCGGCTGCTTCCCGAGCGACGGCCTTCCCACCGTGCTCCTGGTCGAACAGGGCGCGCGTGACACCGTGCTCCTCGGCTCCCCCGACCTGCTCCACAACGACCGGCTCGCCAACCAGGGCAACGCATCCCTGGCCCTGCAACTTCTCGGTTCCCGTCCCCATCTGATCTGGTACCTCCCCTCACTCGCTGATTCCTCCGCTGCCGCCGAGAACGGGGACGCCGGAGGCGACAACGCCCCTGACGACCGCAGCTTCGCCGACTTGATCCCCCAGGGCTGGTTGTGGGGCACGTTGCAACTCGCACTGGCCGCCGTGCTCGCCGCCATCTGGCGTGCCCGCCGTCTGGGTCCCCTGGTGACCGAGCGACTGCCAGTGGCCATCCGCGCCTCTGAATCCACCGAGGGCCGGGCCCGCCTCTACCGCAAGGCGAACGCCCGCGACCGGGCCGCCGAGTCACTGCGTTCCGCCACCCGCACCCGCATCGCCCCACTCATCGGCGTCTCCCCACGCGACGCCCACTCCCCCTCAACACTTGTCCCTGCCGTTTCCGCCCGCCTGAGCGGCACTGACGACAGCCTCCAGACATTGCTCTTCGGACCTGCCCCATCCGACGACGCCGCTCTCATCCAACTGGCCGACCAACTCGACACCCTCGAAAGAAAGGTACGCACGTCATGA
- a CDS encoding DUF58 domain-containing protein, which produces MALTGRTALLAALGSLPVGILAPSWTGMLAVNAPLSLAILCDYALAAPVRTLQFTRSGDTSVRLGEIAEVQLTVTNPSRRRLRAHLRDAWPPSSWPAGAEQTSSRHTLAVPAGERRRLTTFLRPTRRGDRRAERITVRSFGPLGLAARQGSHQVPWTVRVLPPFTSRKHLPSRLARLRELDGRTSVLTRGEGTEFDSLRAYVPGDDTRSIDWRATARQSAVAVRTWRPERDRHILIVLDTGRTSAGRVGDVPRLDAALDAALLLTALATRAGDRVDLLAYDRRIRAQVQGRSAGEALSAMVNALAPIEPTLVETDTRGLIAAVLAGAPRRSLIVLLTGLDPAPVEEGLLPVLRRLTQRHTVLVASVADPHIEQMADARGTVDAIYEAAAAAQAQARRLRTADQLQRHGAMVVDATPDNLAPALADAYLALKAAGRL; this is translated from the coding sequence GTGGCCCTCACCGGACGCACCGCCTTGCTGGCCGCCCTGGGGTCACTCCCTGTAGGCATTTTGGCCCCGAGCTGGACCGGAATGCTGGCAGTCAACGCACCGCTCTCTTTGGCAATTCTCTGCGACTACGCCCTGGCTGCACCAGTGCGAACGCTTCAGTTCACCCGATCCGGTGATACAAGCGTTCGACTTGGCGAGATCGCCGAAGTGCAACTCACCGTAACCAACCCTTCCCGTCGCAGGCTGCGGGCACACCTTCGCGACGCCTGGCCTCCCAGCAGCTGGCCCGCCGGCGCGGAGCAGACTTCCTCGCGACACACACTTGCGGTCCCGGCGGGCGAACGCCGTCGGCTGACCACCTTCCTGAGGCCGACACGGCGGGGTGACCGCCGAGCCGAACGCATCACCGTCCGCTCGTTCGGACCTCTGGGGCTTGCCGCCCGACAGGGGAGTCACCAGGTCCCGTGGACAGTACGGGTCCTGCCTCCCTTCACCAGCCGGAAGCATCTGCCGTCCCGTCTCGCCAGACTCCGCGAGCTCGACGGCCGCACCAGTGTTCTCACCCGTGGCGAGGGCACTGAATTCGACAGCCTGCGTGCGTACGTGCCCGGTGACGACACCCGCTCCATCGACTGGCGGGCCACTGCACGTCAGTCCGCCGTCGCTGTGCGCACGTGGCGTCCCGAGCGGGACCGTCACATCCTCATCGTCCTGGACACCGGCCGTACCTCGGCGGGGCGCGTCGGTGACGTGCCCCGTCTCGACGCCGCTCTGGACGCGGCCCTGCTGCTCACCGCGCTTGCCACTCGTGCGGGCGACCGTGTGGATCTACTCGCCTACGACCGCCGTATCCGCGCACAGGTTCAGGGCCGGTCCGCGGGAGAGGCCCTGTCGGCCATGGTGAACGCCCTGGCGCCCATCGAGCCGACACTTGTGGAAACAGATACCCGAGGTCTCATCGCTGCTGTACTCGCAGGAGCTCCTCGTCGCTCCCTGATCGTGCTTCTCACCGGTCTGGACCCGGCCCCCGTAGAAGAGGGTCTACTCCCTGTTCTCCGTCGTCTGACGCAGCGCCATACCGTGTTGGTGGCCTCTGTGGCGGACCCGCATATCGAGCAGATGGCGGATGCAAGAGGCACAGTGGACGCGATATACGAGGCTGCAGCGGCCGCACAGGCCCAAGCAAGGCGGCTTCGCACCGCAGACCAGCTTCAGCGTCACGGCGCGATGGTTGTCGATGCCACGCCGGACAACCTCGCCCCCGCCCTCGCCGATGCCTACCTCGCCCTCAAGGCGGCGGGGCGGCTCTGA
- a CDS encoding AAA family ATPase — protein MSAPPPVPAETTEPLGNGDTARASLEALRSEIAKAVVGQDPAVTGLVVALLCRGHVLLEGVPGVAKTLLVRALAASLELDTKRVQFTPDLMPSDVTGSLVYDARTAEFSFQPGPVFTNLLLADEINRTPPKTQSSLLEAMEERQVTVDGTPRPLPDPFLVAATQNPVEYEGTYPLPEAQLDRFLLKLTVPLPSREDEINVLTRHSDGFNPRDLKSAGIRPVAGPADLEAARNAVARTKVSPEIAGYVVDICRATRESPSLALGVSPRGATALLSTARAWAWLTGRDYVIPDDVKALALPTLRHRIQLRPEAEMEGVTPDSVITAVLAHVPVPR, from the coding sequence ATGAGCGCCCCGCCCCCAGTGCCCGCCGAGACCACCGAGCCCCTCGGGAACGGCGACACAGCCCGCGCATCTCTGGAAGCGCTGCGCTCAGAGATCGCCAAGGCCGTTGTCGGCCAGGACCCGGCCGTCACCGGACTCGTCGTCGCTCTGCTCTGCCGAGGCCACGTCCTCCTCGAAGGCGTCCCCGGAGTGGCCAAGACCCTCTTGGTCCGGGCTCTCGCCGCCTCACTCGAACTCGACACCAAGCGTGTCCAGTTCACCCCCGATCTGATGCCCAGTGACGTCACCGGCTCTCTGGTCTACGACGCCCGCACGGCCGAGTTCTCCTTCCAGCCCGGTCCCGTCTTCACCAATCTGCTTCTCGCCGACGAGATCAACAGAACCCCTCCCAAGACACAGTCCTCCCTCCTTGAAGCCATGGAGGAGCGCCAGGTCACCGTCGACGGAACTCCTCGGCCGCTGCCCGACCCCTTCCTCGTGGCCGCCACGCAGAATCCCGTCGAATACGAGGGCACCTACCCACTCCCCGAGGCCCAACTGGACCGGTTTCTCCTCAAGCTGACGGTGCCCCTGCCCTCGCGGGAGGATGAGATCAACGTCCTCACGCGTCATTCCGACGGCTTCAATCCGCGTGACCTCAAGTCAGCCGGCATACGCCCCGTCGCCGGCCCAGCCGATCTGGAAGCCGCCCGCAACGCGGTCGCCCGGACCAAGGTCTCTCCCGAGATCGCCGGCTATGTCGTCGATATCTGTCGTGCCACGCGTGAATCCCCCTCACTCGCCCTCGGCGTCTCTCCCCGAGGTGCCACCGCTCTGTTGTCGACCGCTCGCGCCTGGGCCTGGCTTACCGGCCGTGACTATGTCATTCCGGATGACGTGAAAGCGCTGGCACTCCCCACACTTCGCCATCGCATCCAACTGCGGCCCGAGGCGGAGATGGAGGGCGTCACCCCCGACTCCGTCATCACAGCCGTCCTCGCCCACGTCCCCGTACCCCGATGA